In Opitutaceae bacterium TAV5, one genomic interval encodes:
- a CDS encoding phosphohydrolase, translating into MAEPSSPSAPLLTVRQLKSPDLTPGAPFAALVVLKKLQTKTASNGNPFLSIELGDRGGSFTCTIFNDGPLFEPLKTAGEGAVLRIEGRSDHFQGRFSPRLGRAQVLSEEDLAADPALIENLVETCPENGDELWTEFSGFIDGIAHDELRMTVRGVFEEIGENFRYAPAAVAMHHAYRHGLLEHTIHMARACRALLPLYPEVDASLAMAGILLHDTGKTIEYQGTLATKRSRRGILQGHVVLGYALARKHGIKARLDADRLERLEHIILSHQGEPEWGAAVYAATPEAVFVSMIDNLDAKMGMVQRALRQADEASEFSERLPGLNTALLTRPVE; encoded by the coding sequence ATGGCTGAACCCTCCTCTCCCTCCGCGCCGCTGCTCACGGTCCGCCAGCTCAAGTCGCCCGATCTGACGCCCGGCGCGCCGTTTGCCGCGCTGGTTGTCCTCAAGAAGCTGCAAACCAAAACCGCCTCCAACGGAAACCCGTTTCTGAGCATCGAGCTCGGCGATCGCGGCGGCTCGTTCACCTGCACGATTTTTAACGACGGCCCGCTCTTCGAGCCGCTCAAAACGGCGGGCGAAGGCGCGGTGCTGCGGATCGAGGGGCGTTCGGATCATTTTCAGGGCCGTTTCTCGCCCCGCCTCGGCCGTGCGCAGGTCCTGTCGGAGGAAGATCTCGCCGCCGATCCGGCGCTGATCGAAAACCTCGTCGAGACGTGTCCGGAAAACGGAGACGAACTCTGGACCGAATTTTCCGGGTTTATCGACGGCATCGCGCACGACGAATTGCGGATGACAGTGCGCGGCGTGTTCGAGGAGATCGGCGAAAACTTCCGCTACGCGCCGGCGGCGGTGGCGATGCACCACGCCTACCGTCACGGCCTGCTGGAGCATACGATCCACATGGCGCGGGCGTGCCGGGCGCTGCTGCCCCTGTATCCGGAAGTGGACGCGAGCCTGGCGATGGCCGGTATCCTGCTTCATGATACGGGCAAGACGATCGAGTACCAGGGCACGCTGGCGACGAAGCGCAGCCGTCGCGGCATCCTCCAGGGCCACGTGGTCCTCGGTTACGCGCTCGCGCGCAAGCACGGCATCAAGGCGCGGCTCGACGCCGACCGGCTGGAGCGGCTGGAGCACATCATCCTCAGCCATCAGGGCGAGCCGGAGTGGGGCGCGGCGGTTTACGCGGCGACGCCGGAGGCGGTGTTTGTCTCCATGATCGACAACCTCGACGCCAAGATGGGCATGGTGCAGCGCGCCCTGCGCCAGGCCGACGAAGCCAGCGAGTTTTCCGAACGCCTGCCCGGCCTGAACACGGCTTTGCTGACACGGCCGGTGGAGTAG
- a CDS encoding metallophosphoesterase, which yields MNGRIIAIGDIHGCYQEFAELLDRLSLTPADQVVLLGDLVNRGPDSSRVIDLARKCRALSLLGNHEGRLLLWKRTGDRSGLKEVDLPTIELLRPEDWAYLQTMQLTYYIPELNTVCVHGGFLPNEPWQKQPASVVTRIQVIDAAGRPRKRSEAPEAPLWADLWNGPPFVIYGHTPRPDVYKLKWSIGLDTGCAMGGLLTAYILPEKRLVQVKARRRYYPA from the coding sequence ATGAACGGTCGCATCATCGCCATCGGCGACATCCACGGTTGTTATCAGGAATTCGCCGAATTGCTCGACCGTCTCTCCCTCACGCCTGCCGACCAGGTCGTGCTCCTCGGCGACCTCGTCAATCGCGGACCCGACAGCTCCCGGGTCATCGACCTTGCCCGCAAGTGCCGCGCCCTCTCGCTCCTCGGCAATCACGAGGGCCGGCTGCTGCTCTGGAAGCGCACGGGCGACCGCTCCGGCCTCAAGGAGGTCGATCTGCCCACCATCGAGCTGCTGCGTCCCGAAGACTGGGCTTACCTGCAAACCATGCAGCTCACGTATTACATCCCGGAGCTCAACACGGTGTGCGTCCATGGCGGATTCCTGCCCAATGAACCCTGGCAAAAACAGCCGGCATCGGTTGTCACCCGGATCCAGGTCATCGACGCGGCCGGTCGTCCCCGAAAACGTTCCGAGGCGCCCGAGGCTCCGCTCTGGGCCGATCTCTGGAACGGCCCGCCGTTCGTGATTTACGGCCACACGCCGCGTCCCGATGTCTACAAACTGAAATGGTCCATCGGCCTCGACACCGGCTGCGCGATGGGTGGCCTGCTCACGGCCTACATCCTTCCCGAAAAACGCCTCGTGCAGGTCAAGGCCCGCCGGCGCTACTACCCGGCATGA
- a CDS encoding 3-ketoacyl-ACP reductase: MSSSSKPSSPAVRYALVTGASRGIGRGIALELAKAGYRIAVNYAGNAEAAHDTLAQIRALGSDGFTVQGDVSVAADRERLVAETVGQFGRIDLLVNNAGVAPKVRADILEAGEESFDRLYSINLKGPYFLTQLVAKQMLAQERDAEGFRGRIVTTTSISVYTASTSRGDYCIVKAGLAMMTKLFADRLANDGINVYEVRPGIIATDMTGAVKEKYDKLILEDGITPIRRWGTPEDIGRAVRAIAEDRFPFSTGAVFDVDGGFHLQRL, encoded by the coding sequence ATGTCTTCTTCCTCCAAGCCCTCCTCACCCGCCGTCCGGTACGCGCTCGTCACCGGCGCCTCGCGCGGCATCGGCCGCGGCATCGCTCTCGAACTCGCCAAGGCCGGCTACCGCATCGCCGTCAACTACGCCGGCAACGCCGAGGCCGCCCACGACACGCTCGCGCAAATCCGCGCCCTCGGCAGCGACGGTTTCACCGTGCAGGGCGACGTCTCCGTCGCCGCCGATCGCGAGCGGCTCGTGGCCGAAACCGTCGGACAGTTTGGCCGTATCGACCTGCTGGTGAACAACGCCGGCGTCGCCCCCAAAGTCCGCGCCGATATCCTCGAAGCCGGCGAAGAGAGCTTCGACCGCCTCTATTCGATCAACCTCAAGGGCCCCTACTTCCTCACCCAGCTCGTGGCGAAACAGATGCTCGCGCAGGAACGCGACGCCGAGGGTTTCCGCGGCCGCATTGTCACCACGACATCCATTTCCGTCTACACCGCTTCCACCAGCCGCGGCGACTACTGCATCGTCAAGGCCGGCCTCGCCATGATGACCAAGCTCTTCGCCGACCGTCTGGCCAACGACGGCATCAACGTCTACGAAGTGCGCCCCGGCATCATCGCCACCGACATGACCGGCGCGGTGAAAGAAAAGTACGACAAGCTCATCCTCGAGGACGGCATCACCCCGATCCGTCGCTGGGGCACGCCCGAGGACATCGGCCGCGCCGTCCGCGCCATCGCCGAGGACCGTTTCCCGTTCTCGACCGGCGCCGTCTTCGACGTCGACGGCGGTTTCCACCTGCAACGGCTGTAA
- a CDS encoding RND transporter, with the protein MKRFLLILLVLALAGGALWFWLGGRTRVTVTAVKRDTAVDAVPAIVNVRPAFNVTINSEVAGLVLRSNLKFGKIIKEGELLIEIDPTTLQIEVERLTNQIDTLKARFELNLDQQVALERRKEDLETWERQYREGTLPELEIKRRRRDLDLFVESQKKDQIDREQQLRELGTQLKLKQQDLDKTKLLATTTGTVTDIYVYPGELVSNRSPVVRLFSDEIVVEARINEEDFSGIKPGLEAWVRLLTYGDTLYPAKLVQVLPDADTENQQYRAFLEVKIDPARLLPGLTGEASIVRSRRPDSLVVPRQAVFNGAVFRVESGTVRLVPVKTGFRGLNQVQIVEGLKEGDEIVVSGLDNLKDGDRVDVTTRP; encoded by the coding sequence ATGAAACGCTTCCTCCTCATCCTCCTCGTGCTCGCCCTTGCCGGCGGCGCCCTCTGGTTCTGGCTCGGCGGGCGCACCCGCGTCACCGTCACCGCCGTCAAGCGCGACACCGCCGTCGATGCCGTGCCCGCCATCGTCAACGTCCGGCCCGCGTTCAACGTCACCATCAACAGCGAGGTCGCCGGCCTGGTCCTTCGCTCCAATCTCAAGTTCGGCAAGATCATCAAGGAAGGCGAACTCCTCATCGAGATCGACCCCACCACGCTCCAGATCGAGGTCGAACGCCTCACCAACCAGATCGACACCCTGAAAGCCCGGTTCGAACTCAACCTCGACCAGCAGGTCGCGCTCGAACGCCGCAAGGAAGACCTCGAAACCTGGGAACGCCAGTACCGCGAAGGCACCCTCCCCGAACTCGAAATCAAACGTCGCCGCCGCGACCTCGACCTCTTCGTCGAGTCGCAAAAAAAGGACCAGATCGACCGCGAACAGCAGCTCCGCGAACTCGGCACCCAGCTCAAGCTCAAGCAGCAGGATCTCGACAAGACGAAGCTCCTCGCCACCACCACCGGCACCGTCACCGACATCTATGTCTACCCCGGCGAACTCGTTTCCAACCGCAGCCCCGTCGTCCGGCTTTTCAGCGACGAGATCGTCGTCGAGGCGCGGATCAACGAGGAAGATTTTTCCGGCATCAAACCCGGACTGGAAGCCTGGGTCCGGCTTCTCACCTACGGCGACACCCTTTATCCCGCGAAACTCGTCCAGGTGCTCCCCGATGCCGACACCGAAAACCAGCAATACCGCGCCTTTCTCGAAGTGAAGATCGATCCGGCGCGCCTCCTGCCGGGCCTCACCGGCGAGGCCAGCATCGTGCGCTCGCGTCGCCCCGACTCGCTCGTCGTGCCGCGCCAGGCGGTGTTCAACGGCGCCGTGTTCCGGGTCGAATCCGGCACGGTCCGGCTCGTGCCGGTAAAAACCGGTTTCCGCGGTCTCAACCAGGTGCAGATTGTCGAAGGGCTCAAGGAAGGCGACGAGATCGTCGTCTCGGGTCTCGACAACCTGAAGGACGGCGACCGCGTGGACGTGACGACGCGGCCGTAG
- a CDS encoding isochorismatase hydrolase, translating into MTKSAKRPSARPARAVKSVASVPSSAVAPEPEPLPGVALLAVDLQPVFLKTIAGGEAMLRRCRLALAAARGLGIPVFFTEQLPEKLGPTDAATRALAPDAPAPGKSAFSALAEETALLETFRDRSIEHVILCGLETSICVYQTAIDAIGADLQVTILTDAVGARRPDDARACLRALDRAGAHLLPVETVFYSILREASHPFFKFWTQLVKTHG; encoded by the coding sequence ATGACAAAATCCGCCAAACGTCCCTCCGCCAGACCGGCCCGCGCCGTCAAATCCGTTGCCTCCGTGCCGTCATCCGCCGTCGCGCCGGAGCCCGAACCGCTGCCCGGCGTTGCGCTGCTGGCGGTCGATCTGCAACCGGTCTTCCTCAAAACCATCGCCGGCGGCGAGGCGATGTTGCGCCGCTGCCGGCTGGCGCTCGCCGCCGCCCGCGGCCTGGGCATCCCGGTCTTCTTTACCGAACAACTCCCGGAAAAACTCGGCCCCACCGACGCCGCCACGCGCGCTCTCGCGCCCGATGCGCCCGCGCCCGGCAAGTCCGCCTTCTCGGCGCTGGCGGAAGAGACCGCGCTGCTCGAAACATTCCGCGATCGCAGCATCGAGCACGTCATCCTCTGCGGCCTCGAAACCTCCATCTGCGTTTACCAGACGGCCATCGACGCCATCGGCGCGGACTTGCAGGTGACCATCCTGACCGACGCCGTCGGCGCGCGTCGTCCCGACGACGCCAGGGCCTGCCTGCGGGCGCTCGATCGCGCGGGCGCTCACCTCTTGCCGGTCGAGACGGTTTTTTATTCGATCCTCCGGGAAGCCTCGCATCCCTTTTTCAAATTCTGGACCCAACTCGTCAAAACTCATGGCTGA
- a CDS encoding polymerase codes for MAAGADINRLKKSNKCASLRHAQAFAAGINAGRCRFYPARSGRLPARTFHFPATGKMHSLAGVVHSHSSAASHHESGALRTFRGEAKSARPSHPLETTLLIVVAAYLCFLPWALGTMYVWGQSIAFGLAVAGFALSVMKRKYEASISPTGASINLVMWPRLVRFPVFWLGLGFLVYIAIGGFNPAYYYNSDVRGWWLTTGTPVKWLPAGVEAPFAGMNAWRVLLVYSGIWLLACAIWVGFTRRSTVVTLLTIVVTNGTVLAVIGILQRVTEAKKVLWCISKPGLSFVSTLLYKNHAGAYFNLIVAASCVLMAWHFLRASRRMQRSSPAPIFAFCAIIGTLLVFLSNSRTAAILLAGFILMIAIGYLVWLLTGKSEAQNRIVGLLVPGCFVILMIVAGQFLNVENSLRRIERLFKEDQVQSVEWRTLARKATFRMAGDNPVYGWGAGSFRHVFPAYQRDYPEIYKRGKHVLRWEYAHNDYVQGFAELGVIGLLFPASMLGYWIVSFIRRGVLWRIPMLIGVAGLGLTMVHSWVDFQAHNPAVLGTWCLLWVIYGRWMQLEPAE; via the coding sequence GTGGCGGCAGGAGCGGACATAAACAGGTTAAAAAAAAGCAATAAATGCGCCAGCCTCCGGCACGCGCAAGCATTTGCTGCCGGCATTAACGCAGGTAGATGTCGGTTTTATCCTGCCCGGTCCGGACGTCTCCCGGCGCGCACTTTCCACTTTCCCGCGACGGGGAAAATGCATTCCCTCGCCGGCGTGGTCCACTCTCACTCTTCCGCAGCCAGCCATCATGAGTCCGGCGCCTTGCGAACTTTCCGGGGCGAGGCCAAGTCCGCCCGTCCGTCCCATCCCTTGGAAACCACGCTCCTGATCGTGGTTGCCGCTTACCTCTGTTTCCTGCCCTGGGCTCTCGGTACGATGTATGTATGGGGGCAGAGCATTGCGTTCGGCCTGGCCGTCGCGGGCTTCGCCCTCTCCGTCATGAAGCGCAAATACGAGGCTTCCATCTCCCCCACCGGCGCGAGCATCAATCTCGTCATGTGGCCTCGCCTCGTGCGTTTTCCGGTTTTCTGGCTCGGGCTCGGGTTTCTGGTCTATATCGCCATCGGCGGATTTAATCCGGCGTACTACTACAACAGCGACGTCCGTGGCTGGTGGCTGACCACCGGCACGCCGGTCAAGTGGCTGCCGGCCGGTGTCGAGGCGCCCTTCGCCGGGATGAACGCATGGCGCGTGCTACTCGTCTACAGCGGCATCTGGCTGCTGGCATGCGCGATCTGGGTGGGTTTCACCCGGCGTTCGACCGTCGTCACCTTGCTGACGATCGTCGTCACCAACGGCACGGTGCTGGCCGTGATCGGCATCCTCCAGCGGGTCACGGAAGCCAAAAAGGTGCTCTGGTGCATCAGCAAGCCCGGCCTGTCCTTCGTCTCCACCCTTCTTTACAAGAACCACGCCGGAGCCTACTTCAACCTGATCGTCGCCGCTTCCTGCGTGCTGATGGCCTGGCACTTTCTCCGGGCCTCCCGGCGCATGCAGCGATCGAGCCCGGCCCCGATCTTCGCGTTCTGCGCGATCATCGGCACGCTGCTCGTTTTCCTCTCCAACTCGCGCACCGCCGCCATCCTCCTGGCCGGTTTCATCCTCATGATCGCCATCGGCTACCTCGTCTGGCTGCTGACCGGCAAGTCGGAGGCGCAAAACCGCATCGTGGGCCTGCTCGTGCCCGGCTGCTTTGTCATCCTGATGATCGTGGCCGGCCAGTTCCTCAACGTGGAAAACTCGCTCCGCCGCATCGAACGGCTCTTCAAGGAAGACCAGGTGCAATCCGTCGAGTGGCGCACCCTCGCCCGAAAAGCCACGTTCCGGATGGCCGGGGACAACCCCGTCTACGGCTGGGGAGCCGGCAGTTTCCGCCATGTTTTCCCGGCTTACCAGAGGGACTATCCCGAAATCTACAAACGGGGAAAACACGTTCTCCGCTGGGAGTACGCCCACAACGACTACGTCCAGGGTTTTGCCGAACTGGGCGTCATCGGCCTGCTGTTTCCTGCCTCGATGCTCGGCTACTGGATCGTGTCTTTCATTCGCCGGGGAGTTCTCTGGCGTATCCCGATGCTGATCGGCGTCGCCGGCCTCGGGCTGACGATGGTGCACTCCTGGGTGGATTTTCAGGCCCACAATCCGGCCGTCCTCGGCACCTGGTGCCTGCTGTGGGTGATCTACGGCCGCTGGATGCAACTCGAGCCGGCGGAGTGA
- a CDS encoding FAD-binding protein, which yields MSAPAATSSYTKDNPFPARITGNRLLSKPGSGKETRHFVVSLTGSGLVYKAGDSLGIFPSNRPEDVAGILKALGATGDEPVSPAMLKLPAPLPLREVLASRLALGSPTAKIIQTLAARATEPAEKAKLEGLLGPESKEVLTAFLAEREYLDLLEEFPSARLTPQELVDHLRKLMPRLYSIASSPKPFPDEIHLTVAIVRYQTNGRQRAGVCSTFMADRVTVGETPVPVFVSNSHFGPPEDTSKDAIMVGPGTGIAPFRAFVQDRVAVGATGRNWVFFGDQHSATDFLYEEEWKDYLAKGQIAKLDLAWSRDQLLKVYVQDKMRAAAPELWDWIRNGGHFYVCGDAKRMAKDVDTALHDIIAEQAGMTIEQAGEYVKQMKKDKRYQRDVY from the coding sequence ATGTCCGCTCCTGCCGCCACCTCCTCCTATACAAAAGACAACCCGTTCCCGGCTCGCATCACCGGGAACCGCCTGCTCAGCAAACCCGGTTCGGGCAAGGAAACCCGCCATTTTGTGGTCAGCCTCACCGGCAGCGGGCTCGTCTACAAGGCCGGCGACTCCCTTGGCATATTCCCCTCCAACCGCCCCGAAGACGTGGCTGGCATTCTCAAGGCGCTCGGCGCCACCGGCGATGAACCCGTGTCGCCTGCCATGCTGAAGCTCCCGGCGCCTCTCCCGCTGCGTGAAGTGCTCGCGTCCCGTCTCGCCCTTGGCAGCCCCACTGCAAAGATTATCCAGACGCTCGCGGCCAGGGCCACCGAACCGGCGGAGAAGGCGAAACTCGAAGGATTGCTCGGTCCCGAATCGAAAGAAGTGCTCACCGCCTTCCTCGCCGAACGCGAATACCTCGACCTGCTGGAGGAATTCCCGAGCGCCCGCCTGACGCCGCAGGAGCTCGTCGACCACCTGCGCAAGCTGATGCCGCGTCTTTATTCGATCGCGTCGTCCCCGAAACCGTTTCCCGACGAGATCCACCTCACCGTGGCGATCGTGCGTTACCAGACCAACGGACGCCAGCGCGCCGGCGTGTGTTCGACGTTCATGGCCGACCGCGTGACAGTCGGCGAGACGCCGGTGCCGGTGTTCGTGTCGAATTCCCATTTCGGCCCGCCCGAGGACACCTCGAAGGATGCGATCATGGTCGGCCCCGGCACCGGCATCGCGCCGTTCCGGGCGTTTGTGCAGGATCGCGTGGCCGTCGGCGCCACCGGCCGCAACTGGGTATTTTTCGGCGACCAGCACTCCGCCACCGATTTCCTTTACGAAGAGGAATGGAAGGATTACCTCGCCAAGGGCCAGATCGCGAAGCTCGACCTCGCCTGGTCGCGCGACCAGCTCCTCAAGGTTTACGTGCAGGACAAGATGCGCGCCGCCGCTCCCGAGCTCTGGGACTGGATCCGCAATGGCGGCCACTTCTACGTATGCGGCGACGCCAAGCGCATGGCGAAGGACGTCGACACGGCCCTCCACGACATCATTGCCGAGCAGGCTGGCATGACCATCGAACAGGCAGGCGAGTACGTGAAGCAGATGAAGAAGGACAAACGCTACCAGCGCGACGTGTACTGA
- a CDS encoding alpha-L-rhamnosidase gives MSARSASAPRLADFRCEFLPNPLGLDEAAPRFSWKLADSRTGARQTAYRLQVAVAADASGGTANFDASALVWDSGLVKSADSHLVPWAGPALAPHTRYVWRVTVHDHLGQPVTLNPAAGTPWFETGFLSTDEAAWQGARWISLDRPAPSGDELLPCPFLRKTFTLDAAPRSARLYITARGLFEPHLNGQRIGRDVLAPGWTDYNKRIEYLAYDVTAALRAGDNALGAILGDGWYAGNLGWTQAPKHRHHYGAEPALLAALRIVHADGSVGWIVSDETWRATTGPLLFSDLYHGESHDARRELAGWSEPARPGHFARGWTPVATPRLAPVLLNAKATPPIRVIEELPALAVTEPAPGRHTFDLGQNMVGVIRLRIRAPRGTKLTIRYAEMLQADGTVYTENLRSARATDTWIARGGPGIETWTPKFTFHGFRYVEITGLPGSGGGRGGRGDRKKKLPPPDTVTGLVLHSDMPRTGDFTCSHPLVNRLQENIRWGQRGNFLDVPTDCPQRDERLGWTGDAQVFAPTAAFNYDVASFFRKWTRDLADDQDAEGAYPDVAPDVLASMYPGRKNGNAAWADAGVICPWVMYRHFGDTRILEENYPAMARWIGYQEKTSDGLLRPDTAYGDWLAPDATECSWAATPCDLIGTAYFAHTTALMARIARILQKTADARRFDAKHAKIVRAFNRAYVTADGRLAGDAQTAYLLALAFDLLPARLRPRAIAHLERCFARRGDRLSTGFVGTPLLGPVLSAVGRTDLAYTLLFNEAYPSWLFTVKNGATTMWERWNSWTPDKGFGEVGMNSFNHYAYGAIGEWLYSTVAGIAPDPGVAAYREFRLQPHLDDRLAHAAATLESPWGRIASAWKRTAGGRTLRWEVEIPANTRATALPPLPAGAGLDTVQIDGKPWKQHPGASAADPVDGRPAIALAAGRYTITFAVPAVKKK, from the coding sequence ATGTCCGCCCGCTCCGCATCCGCTCCCCGACTCGCCGATTTTCGCTGCGAGTTTTTGCCCAACCCGCTGGGCCTCGACGAGGCCGCCCCGCGCTTTTCCTGGAAACTCGCCGACTCCCGCACCGGCGCCCGTCAGACCGCGTACCGGCTCCAGGTCGCCGTCGCCGCCGACGCAAGCGGCGGCACCGCGAATTTCGACGCCAGCGCTCTCGTGTGGGACTCCGGCCTCGTCAAGTCCGCCGACTCCCACCTCGTCCCCTGGGCCGGTCCCGCCCTCGCTCCGCACACCCGCTACGTCTGGCGCGTCACCGTCCATGATCACCTTGGCCAGCCGGTCACCCTGAACCCGGCCGCCGGCACGCCGTGGTTCGAGACCGGTTTCCTCTCCACCGACGAAGCCGCGTGGCAAGGCGCCCGCTGGATCAGCCTCGACCGCCCCGCCCCCTCCGGCGACGAACTGCTCCCCTGCCCCTTCCTCCGGAAAACCTTCACCCTCGACGCGGCCCCGCGCTCCGCGCGTCTCTACATCACCGCCCGCGGCCTTTTCGAACCGCATCTCAACGGCCAGCGCATCGGCCGCGATGTCCTCGCTCCCGGCTGGACCGACTACAACAAGCGCATCGAGTACCTCGCCTATGACGTCACCGCCGCTCTCCGCGCCGGCGACAACGCCCTCGGCGCCATTCTCGGCGACGGCTGGTATGCCGGCAACCTCGGCTGGACGCAGGCCCCGAAACACCGCCACCACTACGGCGCCGAACCCGCCCTGCTCGCCGCCCTCCGCATCGTGCACGCCGACGGCTCCGTCGGGTGGATCGTCTCCGACGAGACCTGGCGCGCCACCACCGGGCCCCTCCTGTTTTCCGATCTCTATCACGGCGAGAGCCATGACGCCCGCCGCGAACTCGCCGGCTGGAGCGAGCCCGCCCGCCCCGGCCACTTTGCCCGCGGCTGGACGCCCGTCGCCACGCCGCGCCTCGCTCCCGTCCTCCTCAACGCCAAGGCCACGCCGCCCATCCGCGTCATCGAGGAATTGCCCGCGCTCGCCGTCACCGAGCCCGCGCCCGGCCGCCACACCTTCGATCTCGGGCAAAACATGGTCGGCGTCATCCGCCTGCGGATACGCGCCCCGCGCGGCACCAAACTGACGATCCGCTACGCCGAAATGCTCCAGGCCGACGGCACCGTCTACACGGAAAACCTCCGCTCCGCCCGCGCCACCGACACCTGGATCGCCCGCGGCGGCCCCGGCATCGAAACCTGGACTCCCAAATTCACCTTCCACGGTTTCCGCTACGTCGAGATCACCGGCCTGCCCGGCAGCGGCGGCGGGCGCGGCGGCCGGGGGGACCGGAAGAAAAAGCTCCCGCCGCCCGACACCGTCACTGGCCTGGTCCTCCACAGCGACATGCCGCGCACCGGCGACTTCACCTGCTCGCACCCGCTCGTCAACCGCCTCCAGGAAAACATCCGCTGGGGCCAGCGCGGCAACTTCCTCGACGTGCCCACCGACTGTCCGCAGCGCGACGAACGCCTCGGCTGGACCGGCGACGCGCAGGTCTTCGCCCCCACCGCCGCCTTCAACTACGACGTCGCCTCTTTCTTCCGCAAATGGACGCGCGACCTCGCCGACGACCAGGATGCCGAAGGCGCCTACCCCGACGTCGCCCCCGACGTGCTCGCCTCCATGTATCCGGGCCGCAAGAACGGCAACGCCGCCTGGGCCGACGCCGGCGTCATCTGCCCGTGGGTCATGTACCGGCATTTCGGTGACACCCGCATCCTCGAGGAAAACTACCCCGCCATGGCGCGCTGGATCGGCTACCAGGAAAAGACCTCCGACGGCCTCCTCCGCCCCGACACCGCCTACGGGGACTGGCTCGCGCCCGACGCCACCGAATGTTCCTGGGCCGCCACGCCCTGCGACCTCATCGGCACCGCCTATTTCGCGCACACCACCGCGCTCATGGCGCGCATCGCCCGTATTCTCCAAAAGACCGCCGACGCCCGCCGCTTCGACGCGAAGCACGCGAAGATCGTCCGCGCCTTCAACCGCGCCTACGTGACCGCCGACGGCCGCCTCGCCGGCGACGCGCAGACGGCCTATCTGCTCGCCCTCGCCTTCGACCTGCTCCCGGCCAGACTCCGCCCGCGCGCCATCGCCCATCTGGAGCGTTGCTTTGCCCGTCGCGGCGACCGCCTCTCCACCGGCTTCGTCGGCACGCCGTTGCTCGGCCCGGTGCTCTCCGCCGTGGGCCGCACCGACCTCGCCTACACGCTGCTCTTCAACGAGGCGTATCCGTCGTGGCTGTTCACCGTGAAAAACGGCGCGACCACGATGTGGGAGCGCTGGAACAGCTGGACGCCCGACAAGGGTTTCGGCGAGGTCGGCATGAATTCGTTCAACCACTACGCCTACGGCGCGATCGGCGAATGGCTCTACTCGACGGTCGCCGGCATCGCGCCCGATCCCGGAGTCGCGGCCTACCGCGAGTTCCGCCTGCAACCGCACCTCGACGACCGGCTCGCGCACGCCGCGGCCACGCTCGAATCGCCGTGGGGCCGCATCGCCTCCGCCTGGAAGCGCACCGCCGGCGGCAGGACGCTGCGCTGGGAAGTGGAAATCCCCGCCAATACCCGCGCCACCGCGCTCCCGCCGCTGCCCGCCGGCGCCGGGCTCGACACCGTGCAGATCGACGGCAAGCCGTGGAAGCAACATCCCGGCGCCAGCGCCGCCGATCCGGTCGACGGCCGCCCGGCCATCGCCCTGGCCGCCGGCCGCTACACGATCACGTTCGCCGTGCCGGCCGTGAAGAAAAAGTAA